A single genomic interval of Pomacea canaliculata isolate SZHN2017 linkage group LG5, ASM307304v1, whole genome shotgun sequence harbors:
- the LOC112564679 gene encoding solute carrier family 28 member 3-like isoform X1, with protein sequence MPFATSTPAKKHGTSDDSRVSIELDETAEHENMLSAEGGDNCTQTTSITLDDEFTSSQVKRPMVPDDSGVIIELNETAAECEKMLDNDNSNTIITETEESDITSTASWLISIHSSISSFFLDKSSMLKKVFVAVVVALCFAYFAASIVFHIIDFCPERRDITPLVAVTCVGLFLGVMTFMSSHFGHDIQQKVLVPVHTVIRRHWNFLKWVVVVVPLAGIVAIIIGTVYNHPRNLLSLAGLATFFLLLFIFSAHPTRVNWRPVIGGFILQFYFAALILKWEMGYNMFRFMGEEARKFLAFTDIGSRFVFGDKFTDHIFVMQVLPVVMFFSCVITMLYHLGIMQAIIGKIALVMRCTLGTTAAESLCAAGNIFVGQTEAPIMIRPFLSLMTKSELHAVMVGGFATIAGGVLAAYIKFGIPAEHLLCASVMNAPCSLAVSKLLYPETEKSKISNVNAVVKTKGKYSNLLEAAAAGASQSIALVANIAANLIAFIALLAFANAVIAWLGGFVCLPDLSFEKICHYLLMPLVYLMGVRWEDAGQVAELIAVKTFLNEFVAYEKLSVFIKARNECNLDYHILSPRSVTIATYALCGFSNLSSIGIMLGGLGPMAPDRTRDMAHVVVRALFGGVIVCLITACTSGLLVPEASLDLEACMSAMRNETLTSQVFQDNVTDVTLGLTTINIGAFA encoded by the exons GATGACTCTAGAGTCAGCATCGAGCTTGATGAAACAGCAGAGCATGAGAATATGCTGAGTGCTGAAGGTGGTGACAACTGCACTCAAACAACCAGCATCACTCTTGATGATG AATTCACAAGCTCACAAGTCAAAAGGCCTATGGTGCCAGATGATTCTGGAGTCATCATTGAGCTTAATGAGACAGCAGCAGAGTGTGAAAAAATGTTAGATAATGATAACAGCAACACCATAATAA CAGAGACAGAAGAATCAGATATCACCAGCACTGCATCATGGTTAATTTCCATCCACTCCTCTATTTCAAGCTTCTTTTTAGACAAGTCTTCTATGCTAAAAAag GTGTTTGTAGCTGTAGTGGTTGCTTTGTGCTTCGCTTACTTTGCTGCATCCATTGTGTTCCACATCATTGACTTCTGCCCAGAGCGTCGTGACATAACACCTCTTGTTGCTGTGACCTGTGTGGGTCTGTTTTTGGGTGTCATGACATTCATGTCTTCCCACTTTGGTCATGACATTCAGCAGAAAGTGCTGGTGCCTGTACATACGGTCATCAGACGTCATTGGAATTTTCTGAAATG ggtggtggtggttgtgccTCTGGCAGGCATTGTTGCCATTATCATTGGCACTGTCTACAACCATCCAAGGAACCTCCTGTCTCTCGCAGGCTTGGCcaccttctttcttttactcttcATCTTCTCTGCACATCCAACAAGA GTGAACTGGCGTCCTGTGATTGGTGGCTTCATTCTGCAGTTTTACTTCGCTGCTCTGATTCTCAAGTGGGAAATGGGCTACAATATGTTCCGTTTCATGGGAGAGGAAGCTCGTAAATTTCTTGCATTCACTGATATTGGATCCAGATTTGTCTTTGGTGATAAATTCACAGACCACATCTTCGTGATGCAA GTGTTGCCTGTCGTCATGTTTTTCAGCTGTGTTATTACAATGTTGTATCACCTAGGCATCATGCAGGCCATCATCGGCAAGATTGCACTAGTCATGCGCTGTACACTGGGTACCACCGCAGCAGAATCACTCTGTGCAGCAGGCAACATTTTTGTCGGCCAG ACGGAAGCACCTATCATGATCAGACCCTTCTTGTCACTGATGACCAAGTCTGAGCTCCATGCTGTTATGGTTGGTGGATTTGCCACCATTGCAGGGGGTGTTCTGGCAGCATATATTAAGTTTGGA ATTCCTGCAGAGCATCTGCTATGTGCATCTGTCATGAATGCACCCTGTTCCCTGGCTGTGTCAAAACTATTATATCCAGAGACAGAAAAGAGCAAGATCTCAAATGTGAATGCTGTGGTGAAGACAAAAGG GAAGTACTCAAACTTGCTGGAGGCAGCGGCAGCAGGCGCATCACAGTCCATAGCATTGGTGGCGAACATTGCAGCCAACCTAATTGCATTCATTGCTTTGTTGGCATTTGCCAATGCTGTCATTGCATGGCTTGGTGGGTTTGTCTGCCTCCCTGACCTTTCCTTTGAG aaaatctgTCACTACCTGTTAATGCCCTTGGTCTACCTGATGGGTGTCCGGTGGGAGGATGCTGGTCAGGTGGCAGAGCTAATTGCCGTGAAGACATTCCTTAACGAATTTGTTGCATATGAGAAGTTGTCTGTGTTCATCAAGGCAAGGAATGAGTGCAACCTTGACTACCACATTTTGTCA cCACGATCAGTGACCATTGCCACATATGCCTTGTGCGGCTTTTCCAACCTGAGTTCCATTGGAATAATGCTGGGTGGTCTCGGACCCATGGCACCTGACCGAACTAGGGACATGGCACATGTTGTTGTGAGGGCGCTCTTTGGTGGAGTCATTGTTTGCTTAATCACAGCATGCACTTCAG GGTTGCTGGTCCCCGAGGCATCATTAGATCTTGAGGCTTGTATGTCTGCTATGAGAAATGAAACCCTAACAAGTCAAGTCTTTCAAGACAATGTCACTGATGTTACACTGGGGCTTACTACAATCAATATTGGGGCTTTTGCATGA
- the LOC112564679 gene encoding solute carrier family 28 member 3-like isoform X2 has translation MPFATSTPAKKHGTSDDSRVSIELDETAEHENMLSAEGGDNCTQTTSITLDDEFTSSQVKRPMVPDDSGVIIELNETAAECEKMLDNDNSNTIIKTEESDITSTASWLISIHSSISSFFLDKSSMLKKVFVAVVVALCFAYFAASIVFHIIDFCPERRDITPLVAVTCVGLFLGVMTFMSSHFGHDIQQKVLVPVHTVIRRHWNFLKWVVVVVPLAGIVAIIIGTVYNHPRNLLSLAGLATFFLLLFIFSAHPTRVNWRPVIGGFILQFYFAALILKWEMGYNMFRFMGEEARKFLAFTDIGSRFVFGDKFTDHIFVMQVLPVVMFFSCVITMLYHLGIMQAIIGKIALVMRCTLGTTAAESLCAAGNIFVGQTEAPIMIRPFLSLMTKSELHAVMVGGFATIAGGVLAAYIKFGIPAEHLLCASVMNAPCSLAVSKLLYPETEKSKISNVNAVVKTKGKYSNLLEAAAAGASQSIALVANIAANLIAFIALLAFANAVIAWLGGFVCLPDLSFEKICHYLLMPLVYLMGVRWEDAGQVAELIAVKTFLNEFVAYEKLSVFIKARNECNLDYHILSPRSVTIATYALCGFSNLSSIGIMLGGLGPMAPDRTRDMAHVVVRALFGGVIVCLITACTSGLLVPEASLDLEACMSAMRNETLTSQVFQDNVTDVTLGLTTINIGAFA, from the exons GATGACTCTAGAGTCAGCATCGAGCTTGATGAAACAGCAGAGCATGAGAATATGCTGAGTGCTGAAGGTGGTGACAACTGCACTCAAACAACCAGCATCACTCTTGATGATG AATTCACAAGCTCACAAGTCAAAAGGCCTATGGTGCCAGATGATTCTGGAGTCATCATTGAGCTTAATGAGACAGCAGCAGAGTGTGAAAAAATGTTAGATAATGATAACAGCAACACCATAATAA AGACAGAAGAATCAGATATCACCAGCACTGCATCATGGTTAATTTCCATCCACTCCTCTATTTCAAGCTTCTTTTTAGACAAGTCTTCTATGCTAAAAAag GTGTTTGTAGCTGTAGTGGTTGCTTTGTGCTTCGCTTACTTTGCTGCATCCATTGTGTTCCACATCATTGACTTCTGCCCAGAGCGTCGTGACATAACACCTCTTGTTGCTGTGACCTGTGTGGGTCTGTTTTTGGGTGTCATGACATTCATGTCTTCCCACTTTGGTCATGACATTCAGCAGAAAGTGCTGGTGCCTGTACATACGGTCATCAGACGTCATTGGAATTTTCTGAAATG ggtggtggtggttgtgccTCTGGCAGGCATTGTTGCCATTATCATTGGCACTGTCTACAACCATCCAAGGAACCTCCTGTCTCTCGCAGGCTTGGCcaccttctttcttttactcttcATCTTCTCTGCACATCCAACAAGA GTGAACTGGCGTCCTGTGATTGGTGGCTTCATTCTGCAGTTTTACTTCGCTGCTCTGATTCTCAAGTGGGAAATGGGCTACAATATGTTCCGTTTCATGGGAGAGGAAGCTCGTAAATTTCTTGCATTCACTGATATTGGATCCAGATTTGTCTTTGGTGATAAATTCACAGACCACATCTTCGTGATGCAA GTGTTGCCTGTCGTCATGTTTTTCAGCTGTGTTATTACAATGTTGTATCACCTAGGCATCATGCAGGCCATCATCGGCAAGATTGCACTAGTCATGCGCTGTACACTGGGTACCACCGCAGCAGAATCACTCTGTGCAGCAGGCAACATTTTTGTCGGCCAG ACGGAAGCACCTATCATGATCAGACCCTTCTTGTCACTGATGACCAAGTCTGAGCTCCATGCTGTTATGGTTGGTGGATTTGCCACCATTGCAGGGGGTGTTCTGGCAGCATATATTAAGTTTGGA ATTCCTGCAGAGCATCTGCTATGTGCATCTGTCATGAATGCACCCTGTTCCCTGGCTGTGTCAAAACTATTATATCCAGAGACAGAAAAGAGCAAGATCTCAAATGTGAATGCTGTGGTGAAGACAAAAGG GAAGTACTCAAACTTGCTGGAGGCAGCGGCAGCAGGCGCATCACAGTCCATAGCATTGGTGGCGAACATTGCAGCCAACCTAATTGCATTCATTGCTTTGTTGGCATTTGCCAATGCTGTCATTGCATGGCTTGGTGGGTTTGTCTGCCTCCCTGACCTTTCCTTTGAG aaaatctgTCACTACCTGTTAATGCCCTTGGTCTACCTGATGGGTGTCCGGTGGGAGGATGCTGGTCAGGTGGCAGAGCTAATTGCCGTGAAGACATTCCTTAACGAATTTGTTGCATATGAGAAGTTGTCTGTGTTCATCAAGGCAAGGAATGAGTGCAACCTTGACTACCACATTTTGTCA cCACGATCAGTGACCATTGCCACATATGCCTTGTGCGGCTTTTCCAACCTGAGTTCCATTGGAATAATGCTGGGTGGTCTCGGACCCATGGCACCTGACCGAACTAGGGACATGGCACATGTTGTTGTGAGGGCGCTCTTTGGTGGAGTCATTGTTTGCTTAATCACAGCATGCACTTCAG GGTTGCTGGTCCCCGAGGCATCATTAGATCTTGAGGCTTGTATGTCTGCTATGAGAAATGAAACCCTAACAAGTCAAGTCTTTCAAGACAATGTCACTGATGTTACACTGGGGCTTACTACAATCAATATTGGGGCTTTTGCATGA
- the LOC112564679 gene encoding solute carrier family 28 member 3-like isoform X3: protein MPFATSTPAKKHGTSDDSRVSIELDETAEHENMLSAEGGDNCTQTTSITLDDAETEESDITSTASWLISIHSSISSFFLDKSSMLKKVFVAVVVALCFAYFAASIVFHIIDFCPERRDITPLVAVTCVGLFLGVMTFMSSHFGHDIQQKVLVPVHTVIRRHWNFLKWVVVVVPLAGIVAIIIGTVYNHPRNLLSLAGLATFFLLLFIFSAHPTRVNWRPVIGGFILQFYFAALILKWEMGYNMFRFMGEEARKFLAFTDIGSRFVFGDKFTDHIFVMQVLPVVMFFSCVITMLYHLGIMQAIIGKIALVMRCTLGTTAAESLCAAGNIFVGQTEAPIMIRPFLSLMTKSELHAVMVGGFATIAGGVLAAYIKFGIPAEHLLCASVMNAPCSLAVSKLLYPETEKSKISNVNAVVKTKGKYSNLLEAAAAGASQSIALVANIAANLIAFIALLAFANAVIAWLGGFVCLPDLSFEKICHYLLMPLVYLMGVRWEDAGQVAELIAVKTFLNEFVAYEKLSVFIKARNECNLDYHILSPRSVTIATYALCGFSNLSSIGIMLGGLGPMAPDRTRDMAHVVVRALFGGVIVCLITACTSGLLVPEASLDLEACMSAMRNETLTSQVFQDNVTDVTLGLTTINIGAFA, encoded by the exons GATGACTCTAGAGTCAGCATCGAGCTTGATGAAACAGCAGAGCATGAGAATATGCTGAGTGCTGAAGGTGGTGACAACTGCACTCAAACAACCAGCATCACTCTTGATGATG CAGAGACAGAAGAATCAGATATCACCAGCACTGCATCATGGTTAATTTCCATCCACTCCTCTATTTCAAGCTTCTTTTTAGACAAGTCTTCTATGCTAAAAAag GTGTTTGTAGCTGTAGTGGTTGCTTTGTGCTTCGCTTACTTTGCTGCATCCATTGTGTTCCACATCATTGACTTCTGCCCAGAGCGTCGTGACATAACACCTCTTGTTGCTGTGACCTGTGTGGGTCTGTTTTTGGGTGTCATGACATTCATGTCTTCCCACTTTGGTCATGACATTCAGCAGAAAGTGCTGGTGCCTGTACATACGGTCATCAGACGTCATTGGAATTTTCTGAAATG ggtggtggtggttgtgccTCTGGCAGGCATTGTTGCCATTATCATTGGCACTGTCTACAACCATCCAAGGAACCTCCTGTCTCTCGCAGGCTTGGCcaccttctttcttttactcttcATCTTCTCTGCACATCCAACAAGA GTGAACTGGCGTCCTGTGATTGGTGGCTTCATTCTGCAGTTTTACTTCGCTGCTCTGATTCTCAAGTGGGAAATGGGCTACAATATGTTCCGTTTCATGGGAGAGGAAGCTCGTAAATTTCTTGCATTCACTGATATTGGATCCAGATTTGTCTTTGGTGATAAATTCACAGACCACATCTTCGTGATGCAA GTGTTGCCTGTCGTCATGTTTTTCAGCTGTGTTATTACAATGTTGTATCACCTAGGCATCATGCAGGCCATCATCGGCAAGATTGCACTAGTCATGCGCTGTACACTGGGTACCACCGCAGCAGAATCACTCTGTGCAGCAGGCAACATTTTTGTCGGCCAG ACGGAAGCACCTATCATGATCAGACCCTTCTTGTCACTGATGACCAAGTCTGAGCTCCATGCTGTTATGGTTGGTGGATTTGCCACCATTGCAGGGGGTGTTCTGGCAGCATATATTAAGTTTGGA ATTCCTGCAGAGCATCTGCTATGTGCATCTGTCATGAATGCACCCTGTTCCCTGGCTGTGTCAAAACTATTATATCCAGAGACAGAAAAGAGCAAGATCTCAAATGTGAATGCTGTGGTGAAGACAAAAGG GAAGTACTCAAACTTGCTGGAGGCAGCGGCAGCAGGCGCATCACAGTCCATAGCATTGGTGGCGAACATTGCAGCCAACCTAATTGCATTCATTGCTTTGTTGGCATTTGCCAATGCTGTCATTGCATGGCTTGGTGGGTTTGTCTGCCTCCCTGACCTTTCCTTTGAG aaaatctgTCACTACCTGTTAATGCCCTTGGTCTACCTGATGGGTGTCCGGTGGGAGGATGCTGGTCAGGTGGCAGAGCTAATTGCCGTGAAGACATTCCTTAACGAATTTGTTGCATATGAGAAGTTGTCTGTGTTCATCAAGGCAAGGAATGAGTGCAACCTTGACTACCACATTTTGTCA cCACGATCAGTGACCATTGCCACATATGCCTTGTGCGGCTTTTCCAACCTGAGTTCCATTGGAATAATGCTGGGTGGTCTCGGACCCATGGCACCTGACCGAACTAGGGACATGGCACATGTTGTTGTGAGGGCGCTCTTTGGTGGAGTCATTGTTTGCTTAATCACAGCATGCACTTCAG GGTTGCTGGTCCCCGAGGCATCATTAGATCTTGAGGCTTGTATGTCTGCTATGAGAAATGAAACCCTAACAAGTCAAGTCTTTCAAGACAATGTCACTGATGTTACACTGGGGCTTACTACAATCAATATTGGGGCTTTTGCATGA
- the LOC112564684 gene encoding uncharacterized protein LOC112564684 — protein MNQPSEDPPANRPQNSEEYDDERGWFPDDFPRPVEVLSSLLLDSHIPPEPEPVSTTYNSHGTSSQDFDHMYALPSSYTNKRKCSEPEINSSDQQLPGLSELNSEFESKKPKPAKSYICPCCHKQLSCRQSLYQHKQTRHPGYKAETSHLFHCDRCPNFKYTKVRELIMHCRSFHHEEKRVLYRTFKTEKDFDEWKKETERSYSVKYVQGTGHKKQIKCTVTYYYCSRSGVYRAVTNRKRATKAQGSSKIGGRCTSYLVVRRRLRNGKVDVEYCLDHVPHRVQLGYLKIPDDLRNMIAAKLTQGDKIDNILDDISTSISNEDQDTLVTGRDINNISSQYNILYTQQHANDSQSVELWVHKLKESSNNPVIFYKAQGASHGILHDSDFLLCLQTPFQKETMKKFSTKIIFMDCTYSSAEDELLLTTVFVLDSAEEAVPVAWAISNRKDTEIIQVFLTALKASCDQDFPTDVFLSDLESNLYSAWCEVFSKPQKRLCCSWLIDKRWRRKLYEVIPSKEIMLEIYAFLKIMQKETKKSIFQKMVQDFLKYLTEKAPEYLEYFSSNYGLDDRISLWAGCFQTNSCANANTFRDAFWHVLRDINFNKKQNRRVDHLLIVLLKLARDKEVEKLVNLERGSVNNFLTEIRNQHKDAKNLTGIVDSTVIGGEWCIPCQIISGHQYSVKKVSDCQCKLLCSSCNVCIHMYTCTCPDYLMRTVPCKHIHAVHMLVGLSDLYSDADPDQNETDDPNFFSSLNCQGTSRATENSDIEKMRTAALAKIEELVGLLNTASDLEIIHFVSERLNDALKVAKGMQCTEVEHTSPAGKAFDTQDIHVPTKGRPAIKLNKPSSHD, from the exons ATGAATCAACCTTCAG AGGATCCTCCTGCCAATAGACCACAGAACTCAGAAGAATATGACGATGAAAGAGGATGGTTTCCAGATGACTTTCCTCGTCCAGTTGAAGTTCTCTCCAGTCTCCTGCTTGATTCCCACATTCCTCCAGAGCCAGAACCAGTATCAACCACTTACAATAGTCATGGTACAAGCTCACAGGATTTTGACCATATGTACGCATTGCCATCATCATATaccaataaaagaaaatgcagtGAGCCAGAGATAAACTCATCAGACCAGCAACTGCCAGGCTTGAGTGAGCTGAATTCAGAATTTGAatcaaaaaaaccaaaaccagcCAAAAGTTATATCTGTCCATGCTGTCATAAACAGTTGTCTTGCAGACAGTCCTTATACCAGCACAAGCAGACTCGCCATCCAGGATACAAAGCAGAAACTTCTCACTTATTCCATTGCGATAGGTGTCCAAACTTTAAATACACAAAAGTTCGAGAGCTGATTATGCACTGTCGGTCATTTCATCATGAAGAGAAAAGAGTGTTATACAGAACTTTCAAAACAGAGAAGGATTTTGatgaatggaaaaaagaaactgaaagatcATACTCAGTAAAGTATGTCCAAGGGACAGGacataagaaacaaataaaatgtacagttaCATACTACTACTGCAGTCGCTCAGGTGTTTATAGAGCTGTTACTAATCGAAAACGAGCCACAAAGGCCCAGGGTTCAAGCAAAATTGGTGGAAGGTGCACTTCATATCTGGTAGTTCGCAGAAGACTACGTAATGGAAAAGTTGATGTTGAGTACTGCCTTGACCATGTACCTCACAGAGTACAGCTTGGGTATTTAAAGATACCAGATGACTTGAGAAATATGATAGCTGCTAAGCTTACTCAGGGAGACAAGATAGATAACATTCTAGATGATATTAGCACCAGCATCTCAAATGAGGACCAAGACactttggtgacaggaagagacaTTAATAACATCAGTAGTCAGtataacattttatatacacAGCAACATGCAAACGACAGCCAGAGTGTGGAGTTATGGGTGCACAAATTGAAGGAAAGCTCTAATAATCCTGTGATATTTTATAAAGCACAGGGTGCTTCCCATGGCATcctacatgacagtgatttccTCCTTTGTCTGCAGACTCCTTTCCAAAAAGAGACAATGAAAAAATTTAgtacaaaaatcattttcatggaTTGCACCTACAGCAGTGCAGAAGACGAACTCCTTCTCACTACAGTTTTTGTTCTTGATAGTGCTGAGGAGGCTGTACCAGTAGCGTGGGCTATATCAAATCGTAAGGATACAGAAATAATTCAAGTCTTTTTGACTGCATTAAAAGCATCCTGTGACCAAGATTTTCCAACTGATGTTTTTTTGAGTGACTTAGAAAGTAACTTGTACAGTGCCTGGTGTGAAGTGTTCTCAAAACCACAGAAAAGACTTTGTTGCTCTTGGCTTATTGACAAGAGATGGCGAAGGAAACTATATGAGGTTATTCCTTCTAAGGAAATTATGTTAGAAATATATGCCTTTTTAAAGATCATgcagaaggaaacaaaaaagtcaatatttcagaaaatggtCCAGGACTTTTTGAAATACCTGACAGAAAAAGCTCCAGAGTATTTAGAATACTTCTCCTCAAATTATGGGCTTGATGACAGAATTTCTCTGTGGGCTGGGTGTTTTCAGACTAATTCTTGTGCAAATGCTAACACGTTTAGGGATGCGTTTTGGCATGTCTTAAGGGACATCAACTTCAACAAAAAGCAGAACAGACGGGTTGATCATTTACTTATTGTGCTTCTAAAACTGGCTCGAGACAAAGAGGTGGAAAAGCTGGTAAATTTAGAAAGGGGAAGTGTGAATAATTTCTTAACAGAAATCAGAAACCAGCACAAAGATGCTAAAAATTTGACTGGAATAGTGGATAGTACTGTTATTGGTGGAGAATGGTGTATACCTTGTCAGATCATAAGTGGGCATCAGTACAGTGTGAAAAAAGTCAGTGATTGTCAGTGTAAATTACTGTGCAGTTCATGTAATGTCTGTAttcatatgtatacatgcacatgTCCAGATTATCTTATGCGCACTGTCCCATGTAAGCATATTCATGCAGTGCACATGCTTGTAGGTTTGTCTGATCTTTATTCAGATGCAGATCCAGACCAGAATGAGACAGATGACCcaaatttcttttcatctcttaaCTGTCAGGGCACCTCTAGAGCCACAGAGAACAGTGATATTGAAAAAATGCGTACAGCTGCCTTGGCAAAAATAGAGGAGTTGGTTGGTCTTCTAAACACTGCATCGGACCTTGAAATCATCCACTTTGTTTCTGAGCGTTTAAATGATGCCCTAAAGGTTGCCAAGGGTATGCAATGCACAGAAGTAGAACATACTTCTCCAGCAGGCAAAGCCTTTGACACACAAGACATACATGTTCCTACAAAGGGAAGGCCAGCAATAAAGCTGAACAAGCCGTCTAGTCATGATTGA